One genomic segment of Pseudomonas fortuita includes these proteins:
- a CDS encoding 16S rRNA (uracil(1498)-N(3))-methyltransferase, translating to MNLLLLEEADFVSADRVVLADRRFTHMQEIHRVAVGDHLRVGRLNGLMGQATVLRLEKHEAELEVTFDQQPPAKLPLTLVLAVPRPKMLRRLFQTVATLGVSRLILVNSYKVEKSFWQTPFLQPESIRENLILGLEQARDTVLPEVIIEKRFKPFVEDRLPAIAAGTLGLVGHPGPYPACPRAVEQPVTLAIGPEGGWIPYEIELLGKAGLAPVQLGDRILRVETAVTALLSRIF from the coding sequence GTGAACCTGTTGCTCCTCGAAGAGGCCGACTTCGTCTCGGCCGACCGCGTCGTTCTCGCCGACCGGCGCTTCACCCACATGCAGGAGATCCACCGCGTGGCGGTGGGCGACCACCTGCGGGTGGGCCGGCTCAACGGCCTGATGGGCCAAGCCACGGTACTGCGCCTGGAAAAGCACGAAGCCGAACTTGAAGTGACCTTCGACCAGCAGCCACCGGCCAAGCTGCCGTTGACCTTGGTACTGGCAGTGCCACGGCCAAAAATGCTGCGACGGCTGTTCCAGACCGTGGCGACCCTCGGCGTATCACGGCTGATTCTGGTGAACAGCTACAAGGTCGAGAAAAGCTTCTGGCAAACACCTTTCCTGCAGCCCGAGAGCATTCGCGAAAACCTGATCCTCGGCCTGGAACAGGCGCGTGACACGGTGCTGCCCGAGGTGATCATCGAGAAACGGTTCAAGCCTTTCGTCGAAGATCGGCTGCCCGCCATCGCCGCGGGCACCCTGGGCCTGGTCGGTCACCCCGGCCCCTACCCTGCCTGCCCGCGTGCCGTGGAACAACCCGTAACCCTGGCCATCGGCCCCGAGGGCGGCTGGATACCCTACGAAATCGAGCTGCTGGGCAAGGCTGGCCTGGCACCGGTGCAACTGGGTGATCGCATCCTGCGGGTAGAGACCGCCGTGACTGCGCTGCTTTCGCGTATTTTCTGA